A single Triticum dicoccoides isolate Atlit2015 ecotype Zavitan chromosome 2A, WEW_v2.0, whole genome shotgun sequence DNA region contains:
- the LOC119352827 gene encoding calvin cycle protein CP12-2, chloroplastic-like produces MASALTNVSLSTFAPTARGDVLARPQVAAARVTFPTAYRGSGALSCRAGGPATPPGISDKMSDSIKEAQETCSEDAASGECAAAWDEVEELSAAASHARDKLKDSDPLENYCKENPETDECRTYDS; encoded by the coding sequence ATGGCGTCCGCGCTCACCAACGTGAGCCTGTCTACCTTCGCGCCCACGGCCAGGGGCGACGTCCTCGCCAGGCCGCAGGTGGCCGCCGCCCGCGTCACCTTCCCGACGGCGTACCGCGGCAGCGGTGCCCTCTCCTGCAGGGCGGGCGGGCCGGCCACGCCGCCGGGCATCTCCGACAAGATGTCGGACAGCATCAAGGAGGCCCAGGAGACGTGCTCGGAGGACGCCGCCAGCGGGGAGTGCGCGGCGGCGTGGGACGAGGTGGAGGAGCTCAGCGCCGCGGCCAGCCACGCCAGGGACAAGCTCAAGGACTCCGACCCGCTCGAGAACTACTGCAAGGAGAACCCCGAGACCGACGAGTGCCGCACCTACGACAGCTGA